One Streptomyces hundungensis DNA segment encodes these proteins:
- a CDS encoding L,D-transpeptidase, translating into MEQPVTPPASDNAAQPQQFSSTPRPARPLARRRVRVVAGVAGLLVGALALTACGGDAKANDDGKDGKDSANSDASAAKDASTLKITISAKDGSTNASINDVNVKAEGGKLSDVTMTEAQGGKAVPGALAADGLSWKPTGKVERGTQYKITANGKDDKGRAATENAQFTTVSAKDSFIGTYTPDNGATVGVGMPVSFTFNKAITNKKDVLSHITVTSSSGQQVVGHWFNSTRLDFRPEQYWKAGSKVTMKIDLDKVEGAKGIYGVQSKEVTFTIGRNQVSTVDVNTQKMTVQQDGKTIKTIPVSTGSAEHPTYNGQMVISEKFTQTRMNGDSVGFGGEYDIKDVPHAMRLSTSGTFMHGNYWYKGDPFGNDGTSHGCVGMKDVQGAGGDTPAKWMFDHSLIGDVVVVKNSPDKPIAPDNGLNGWNMPWSQWTAAASS; encoded by the coding sequence ATGGAGCAGCCCGTGACACCGCCGGCGTCGGACAACGCAGCGCAGCCTCAGCAGTTCAGCAGCACCCCGCGCCCCGCGCGTCCGTTGGCCCGTCGTCGCGTCCGCGTGGTCGCGGGGGTGGCCGGGCTCCTGGTCGGCGCGCTCGCGCTGACCGCGTGCGGCGGCGACGCCAAGGCCAACGACGACGGCAAGGACGGCAAGGACAGCGCGAACTCGGACGCTTCGGCCGCCAAGGACGCCTCCACGCTGAAGATCACCATCTCGGCGAAGGACGGCTCCACCAACGCCTCCATCAACGACGTCAACGTCAAGGCGGAGGGCGGCAAGCTGTCCGACGTGACGATGACCGAGGCCCAGGGCGGCAAGGCCGTACCCGGCGCGCTCGCCGCCGACGGACTCTCCTGGAAGCCGACCGGCAAGGTCGAGCGCGGCACCCAGTACAAGATCACCGCGAACGGCAAGGACGACAAGGGCCGGGCCGCGACGGAGAACGCGCAGTTCACGACCGTCTCTGCCAAGGACAGCTTCATCGGCACCTACACGCCCGACAACGGCGCCACGGTCGGCGTGGGCATGCCGGTGTCCTTCACCTTCAACAAGGCGATCACCAACAAGAAGGACGTCCTGTCCCACATCACGGTGACCAGCAGCAGCGGTCAGCAGGTCGTGGGGCACTGGTTCAACTCCACCCGGCTGGACTTCCGGCCCGAGCAGTACTGGAAGGCCGGCTCCAAGGTCACGATGAAGATCGACCTGGACAAGGTGGAGGGCGCCAAGGGCATCTACGGCGTGCAGTCGAAGGAGGTCACCTTCACCATCGGCCGCAACCAGGTCTCCACCGTCGACGTCAACACGCAGAAGATGACCGTCCAGCAGGACGGCAAGACCATCAAGACGATCCCCGTCTCGACCGGCAGCGCCGAACACCCCACCTACAACGGGCAGATGGTGATCTCGGAGAAGTTCACGCAGACCCGTATGAACGGTGACAGCGTGGGCTTCGGCGGCGAGTACGACATCAAGGACGTGCCGCACGCGATGCGTCTTTCCACCTCGGGCACCTTCATGCACGGCAACTACTGGTACAAGGGTGACCCGTTCGGCAACGACGGCACCAGCCACGGCTGCGTCGGCATGAAGGACGTCCAGGGCGCCGGTGGCGACACTCCGGCCAAGTGGATGTTCGACCACAGCCTCATCGGTGACGTCGTCGTCGTGAAGAACTCGCCGGACAAGCCCATCGCCCCCGACAACGGGCTCAACGGCTGGAACATGCCGTGGTCCCAGTGGACGGCGGCCGCCTCCTCCTGA
- a CDS encoding low temperature requirement protein A has protein sequence MPRMIARSRHEDHRASTPLELFFDLCFVVAVAQAGARLVHALAEGHVGAGLAGYAVVFFAIWWAWMNFTWFASAYDTDDPLYRVVTLVQITGVLVLAAGVPRAFDDGDFTIAVIGYIVMRLALTSQWLRAAASSRDAAERRVCLRYAAGLVVCQLGWIAMLFVPESSHVWLFPLLALAELSVPLLAERDHTTSWHPRHIAERYGLFTLIVLGETVSAATIAVQEALDEHDELGDLLPLAAGGLLIVFAAWWIYFAVPIHDHLRSNRQAFAWGYGHYVVLASAAAIGAGLEVAIEQAVGKAHVSAVAAAAAVTVPAALFLLTVWLLHARHFKRGPVQQLTLPVSAGLILLCTFAGRVGVPLAGVVAGLTVAVALALSRA, from the coding sequence ATGCCCCGCATGATCGCGCGCAGCCGCCACGAGGACCATCGCGCCTCGACCCCGCTGGAACTGTTCTTCGACCTCTGTTTCGTCGTCGCCGTCGCCCAGGCGGGCGCCCGCCTCGTCCACGCCCTGGCCGAGGGGCATGTGGGGGCGGGCCTCGCGGGGTACGCCGTGGTGTTCTTCGCGATCTGGTGGGCGTGGATGAACTTCACCTGGTTCGCCTCCGCGTACGACACCGACGACCCGCTGTACCGGGTGGTGACGCTCGTCCAGATCACCGGGGTCCTGGTCCTCGCGGCGGGCGTGCCGCGCGCGTTCGACGACGGGGACTTCACGATCGCCGTCATCGGCTACATCGTGATGCGGCTCGCGCTGACCAGCCAGTGGTTGCGGGCCGCCGCGAGCAGCCGGGACGCGGCCGAGCGCCGGGTGTGTCTGCGGTACGCGGCCGGGCTCGTGGTGTGCCAACTCGGCTGGATCGCCATGCTATTCGTACCGGAGTCCAGCCACGTCTGGCTGTTCCCGCTGCTGGCGCTGGCCGAGCTGAGCGTGCCGCTGCTCGCGGAGCGCGACCACACCACCAGTTGGCATCCGCGCCACATCGCCGAGCGGTACGGCCTGTTCACGCTGATCGTGCTCGGTGAGACGGTGTCGGCGGCCACCATCGCCGTACAGGAGGCCCTCGACGAGCACGACGAGCTCGGCGATCTGCTGCCGCTCGCGGCGGGCGGTCTGCTGATCGTGTTCGCCGCGTGGTGGATCTACTTCGCGGTACCCATCCACGACCATCTGCGGTCCAACCGGCAAGCGTTCGCCTGGGGGTACGGCCATTACGTGGTGCTCGCGTCGGCGGCGGCGATCGGGGCGGGGCTCGAGGTCGCGATCGAGCAGGCCGTCGGCAAGGCCCACGTCTCCGCGGTCGCGGCGGCTGCGGCGGTGACGGTGCCGGCGGCGCTGTTCCTGCTGACGGTGTGGCTGTTGCACGCGCGGCACTTCAAGCGGGGGCCTGTGCAGCAACTGACCTTGCCGGTCTCGGCGGGGTTGATTCTGCTGTGTACGTTTGCGGGGCGGGTGGGGGTGCCGTTGGCCGGGGTGGTGGCGGGGCTGACGGTAGCCGTCGCCCTGGCCCTGTCCCGCGCGTAG
- a CDS encoding DUF1838 family protein, whose translation MTTPAESLRSLARTRASLDGEEVTYWWSGSVFSWAPDEPYQLLFGFEGVNVARLVQDVDAGPDAFQLLTREAAFYLDPVSREILDTWQGLAVTHIWNDPANQRWRPFPVPTTELGGQVCFSLEIPLAYPSPLPVAQYPLHSAGDTYKALELFQFFADRADLEGPAPSVPATMSWTRMSPWLPWMARGERPGGLTYHCRGRKLGAYAEVPERTRAYIAAHHPEFARAPEKWSEPNETSWTYFRKLHPPQ comes from the coding sequence ATGACGACACCCGCCGAGAGCCTGCGCTCACTCGCCCGCACCCGCGCCTCCCTCGACGGCGAGGAGGTCACCTACTGGTGGTCCGGAAGCGTCTTCTCCTGGGCGCCCGACGAGCCGTACCAACTCCTCTTCGGCTTCGAGGGGGTCAACGTCGCCCGCCTGGTCCAGGACGTCGACGCGGGCCCGGACGCCTTCCAACTCCTCACCCGCGAGGCCGCGTTCTATCTAGACCCGGTCAGCCGCGAGATCCTCGACACCTGGCAGGGCCTCGCGGTGACGCACATCTGGAACGACCCGGCCAACCAGCGCTGGCGCCCCTTCCCGGTCCCGACGACCGAGCTCGGCGGACAGGTCTGCTTCAGCCTGGAGATCCCTCTGGCCTACCCCTCTCCGCTGCCCGTGGCCCAGTACCCGCTGCACTCGGCGGGCGACACCTACAAGGCCCTGGAGCTCTTCCAGTTCTTCGCCGACCGCGCCGACCTGGAAGGCCCGGCGCCCAGCGTCCCCGCCACCATGTCCTGGACGCGGATGTCCCCGTGGCTGCCCTGGATGGCCCGGGGCGAGCGGCCCGGCGGGCTCACCTACCACTGCCGGGGCCGCAAGCTCGGCGCGTACGCCGAGGTCCCCGAACGCACCCGCGCTTACATCGCCGCGCACCACCCCGAGTTCGCCCGGGCCCCCGAGAAGTGGAGCGAGCCGAACGAGACCAGCTGGACCTACTTCCGCAAACTGCACCCGCCGCAGTAG
- a CDS encoding MFS transporter — MSSALQPSTRPNAGPAEAEVPVDAEVRYDPESYRPGRTITAWEPENEVFWRSVGRKVATRNLWIAVPALLVAFVVWQVWSVTATNLKDVGFSFSTSQLFWLTAIPGLTGGTARILYTFLGPMIGQRRFTALSTVVLIVPLIWLGIAIQDTATPYGVMVIIAALCGIGGANFASSLANIGFFFPKKEKGNATGINGGLGNLGVSVVQLLTPIVITFSTIAIGSAQHKKDGTPVYLQNAAFLWVPVLIVLALIAWFGQNDLKVASTPFSRQKVIFQRKHNWLMTWLYVGTFGSFIGFAAALPLLIKTTFPAYSVATYAWMGPALGALARWAGGWIADKLGGAKVTIISFVGMALAIIGVINFLPAGGDSGSFYGFFGCFLAAFFFSGVGNGSTFRQIPVIFRNQHLKGLTEGTPEYARALKQAEMEAGAVTGFTSAIAAYGFFFIPAMFANFAVTSAMWGFVAFYVSCIAVAWWFYARKGAEAPS; from the coding sequence ATGAGTTCCGCGCTCCAGCCGTCCACCCGGCCAAACGCCGGCCCCGCCGAGGCAGAAGTCCCCGTCGACGCCGAAGTCCGCTACGACCCGGAGAGCTATCGGCCCGGCCGCACCATCACCGCCTGGGAGCCGGAGAACGAGGTCTTCTGGCGCTCGGTCGGCCGGAAGGTCGCCACCCGGAACCTGTGGATCGCCGTCCCCGCCCTGCTCGTCGCCTTCGTGGTGTGGCAGGTGTGGTCCGTCACCGCGACCAACCTCAAGGACGTCGGCTTCTCCTTCTCCACCTCCCAGCTGTTCTGGCTCACCGCCATCCCGGGCCTGACCGGCGGAACCGCCCGTATCCTCTACACCTTCCTCGGCCCGATGATCGGCCAGCGCCGCTTCACCGCCCTGTCGACGGTGGTCCTGATCGTTCCGCTGATCTGGCTCGGCATCGCCATCCAGGACACCGCCACCCCGTACGGCGTCATGGTGATCATCGCGGCGCTGTGCGGCATCGGCGGCGCCAACTTCGCCTCCTCGCTCGCCAACATCGGCTTCTTCTTCCCCAAGAAGGAGAAGGGCAACGCCACCGGCATCAACGGCGGCCTCGGCAACCTGGGTGTGTCCGTCGTCCAGCTGCTGACACCGATCGTCATCACCTTTTCGACCATTGCCATCGGCAGTGCCCAGCACAAGAAGGACGGCACCCCGGTCTACCTCCAGAACGCCGCCTTCCTGTGGGTCCCCGTCCTGATCGTGCTCGCGCTGATCGCCTGGTTCGGCCAGAACGACCTGAAGGTCGCCTCCACCCCCTTCAGCCGCCAGAAGGTCATCTTCCAGCGCAAGCACAACTGGCTGATGACCTGGCTGTACGTCGGCACGTTCGGCTCCTTCATCGGCTTCGCCGCCGCCCTGCCCCTGCTCATCAAGACGACCTTCCCCGCCTACTCGGTGGCCACCTACGCCTGGATGGGCCCGGCACTCGGCGCGCTGGCCCGCTGGGCGGGCGGCTGGATCGCCGACAAGCTCGGCGGCGCCAAGGTCACCATCATCTCGTTCGTCGGCATGGCCCTGGCGATCATCGGCGTCATCAACTTCCTTCCCGCGGGCGGGGATTCGGGCTCGTTCTACGGATTCTTCGGCTGCTTCCTCGCCGCGTTCTTCTTCTCCGGCGTCGGCAACGGCTCGACCTTCCGGCAGATCCCGGTGATCTTCCGCAACCAGCACCTGAAGGGTCTGACCGAGGGCACCCCCGAGTACGCCAGGGCCCTCAAGCAGGCCGAGATGGAGGCGGGCGCCGTCACCGGTTTCACCTCCGCGATCGCCGCGTACGGCTTCTTCTTCATCCCGGCGATGTTCGCGAACTTCGCCGTGACCAGCGCGATGTGGGGCTTCGTGGCCTTCTACGTCAGCTGCATCGCGGTCGCCTGGTGGTTCTACGCCCGCAAGGGCGCGGAGGCGCCCAGCTAG
- the pflB gene encoding formate C-acetyltransferase translates to MTATPAEATKNSGAWDGFKGGLWRDAIDVRDFVQQNYTPYEGDADFLSGPTPRTTAVWNKLLSMFPQEIAQGIHDVDVKTPSRIDAFKPGYIDGTPADHADLIVGLQTDAPLKRSIMPNGGWRMVENALNAYGYEADPDIREVYTHLRKTHNEGVFDAYTPEIRACRSSGIITGLPDAYGRGRIIGDYRRVALYGVDRLIAAKEADKARLGEDWATENVIREREEVSEQIKALGELKAMALSYGYDISGPAATGREAIQWLYFAYLAAVKEQNGAAMSIGRIDNFLDIYLQRDIDAGRLTEEQAQEYIDDFVIKLRIVRFLRTPEYNTLYSGDPTWVTWSMAGIGEDGRPLVSRTTFRALQTLYNLGPAPEPNLTVFWDRELPSGFKDFAAKVAIDTSAIQFESDALMRPKYGDDTAIACCVSAMAVGKQMQFFGARVNVAKALLYAINGGRDEKTGKLVVEGFTPIEGEYLDYATVSRSYDAMLDWLAKTYVHALNVIHYMHDKYAYERIEMALHDQRILRTMACGIAGLSVAADSLSAIKHARVKVVRDATGLAVDYEIEGDYPAYGNNDDRADELATGIVRDFMEKVRKHPTYRDAVHTQSVLTITSNVVYGKKTGNTPDGRRAGTPFAPGANPMNGRDEHGYIASALSVAKLPYDDAEDGISLTNTITPDALGRTPQERIDNLSGVLDGFMASNGFHMNVNVLDKATLEDAMRHPENYPQLTIRVSGYAVNFVRLSREQQLDVINRTFHGGL, encoded by the coding sequence ATGACCGCGACCCCCGCAGAAGCAACCAAGAACAGCGGAGCCTGGGACGGCTTCAAGGGCGGACTGTGGCGCGACGCCATCGACGTCCGCGACTTCGTCCAGCAGAACTACACCCCCTACGAAGGCGACGCCGACTTCCTCAGCGGCCCCACCCCGCGCACCACCGCCGTCTGGAACAAGCTCCTGTCGATGTTCCCCCAGGAGATCGCCCAGGGCATCCACGACGTGGACGTGAAGACCCCCTCTCGCATCGACGCCTTCAAGCCGGGCTACATCGACGGCACCCCGGCCGACCACGCCGACCTCATCGTCGGCCTCCAGACCGATGCCCCGCTGAAGCGCTCCATCATGCCCAACGGCGGCTGGCGCATGGTCGAAAACGCCCTCAACGCCTACGGCTACGAGGCCGACCCCGACATCCGCGAGGTCTACACCCACCTCCGCAAGACCCACAACGAGGGCGTCTTCGACGCGTACACCCCCGAAATACGCGCCTGCCGCTCCTCCGGCATCATCACCGGCCTCCCCGACGCCTATGGACGCGGCCGCATCATCGGCGACTACCGCCGCGTCGCCCTCTACGGCGTCGACCGTCTCATCGCCGCCAAGGAAGCCGACAAGGCGCGCCTCGGCGAGGACTGGGCCACCGAGAACGTCATCCGCGAGCGCGAGGAAGTCTCCGAACAGATCAAGGCGCTCGGCGAACTCAAGGCCATGGCCCTGTCCTACGGATACGACATCTCCGGCCCCGCCGCCACCGGCCGCGAGGCGATCCAGTGGCTGTACTTCGCCTACCTCGCCGCCGTCAAGGAACAGAACGGCGCCGCGATGTCGATCGGCCGCATCGACAACTTCCTCGACATCTACCTCCAGCGCGACATCGACGCCGGCCGCCTCACGGAAGAGCAGGCCCAGGAGTACATCGACGACTTCGTCATCAAGCTCCGCATCGTCCGCTTCCTGCGCACCCCCGAATACAACACGCTGTACTCCGGCGATCCCACCTGGGTCACCTGGTCCATGGCGGGCATCGGCGAGGACGGCCGCCCCCTCGTCTCCCGCACCACCTTCCGCGCCCTCCAGACCCTCTACAACCTCGGCCCCGCCCCCGAACCCAACCTCACCGTCTTCTGGGACCGTGAACTCCCCAGCGGATTCAAGGACTTCGCCGCCAAGGTCGCCATCGACACCTCGGCCATCCAGTTCGAGTCCGACGCCCTGATGCGCCCCAAGTACGGCGACGACACCGCCATCGCCTGCTGCGTCTCCGCCATGGCCGTCGGCAAGCAGATGCAGTTCTTCGGCGCCCGCGTCAACGTCGCCAAGGCGCTGCTCTACGCCATCAACGGGGGCCGTGACGAGAAGACCGGCAAGCTCGTCGTCGAGGGCTTCACCCCCATCGAGGGCGAATACCTCGACTACGCCACGGTCTCCCGGAGTTACGACGCGATGCTGGACTGGCTCGCCAAGACGTACGTCCACGCCCTCAACGTCATCCACTACATGCACGACAAGTACGCCTATGAGCGCATCGAGATGGCCCTCCACGACCAGCGGATCCTGCGCACCATGGCGTGTGGCATCGCGGGTCTGTCGGTCGCCGCCGACTCGCTGTCCGCCATCAAGCACGCCCGCGTCAAGGTCGTCCGCGACGCCACCGGCCTCGCCGTCGACTACGAGATCGAGGGCGACTACCCCGCCTACGGCAACAACGACGACCGCGCCGACGAGCTGGCCACCGGCATCGTGCGCGACTTCATGGAGAAGGTGCGCAAGCACCCCACCTACCGCGACGCCGTCCACACCCAGTCCGTGCTGACCATCACCTCCAACGTCGTCTACGGCAAGAAGACCGGCAACACCCCCGACGGCCGCCGCGCCGGCACCCCGTTCGCCCCCGGCGCCAACCCGATGAACGGCCGCGACGAACACGGCTACATCGCCTCCGCCCTCTCCGTCGCCAAGCTGCCCTACGACGACGCCGAGGACGGCATCTCCCTGACCAACACCATCACCCCCGACGCCCTGGGCCGCACCCCGCAGGAACGCATCGACAACCTCTCCGGCGTCCTCGACGGCTTCATGGCGAGCAACGGCTTCCACATGAACGTCAACGTCCTCGACAAGGCCACACTGGAAGACGCCATGCGCCACCCGGAGAACTACCCCCAGCTCACCATCCGGGTCTCCGGCTACGCGGTGAACTTCGTCCGCCTCAGCCGGGAACAGCAGCTGGACGTCATCAACCGGACCTTCCACGGGGGGCTTTGA
- the pflA gene encoding pyruvate formate-lyase-activating protein, giving the protein MAGDACTAAGAVNRRACTAAGAATRRPIVGSVHSWDLSTGVDGPGTRFVTFLSGCPLTCLYCHNPDTWRMRNGKRTTADDVVAEAAKYRTFIRAAGGGATVSGGEPLLQPVFAGELLHRYKHELGLHTALDTSGFLGSRATDALLRDVDLVLLDIKSWDRDTYQKVTGRPLRPTLEFARRLAELGTEVHVRFVLVPGLTDDPANIEGVASFAASLGNVSRIDVLPFHKLGEGKWGALGMRFTLHDTPSPTPAAVAEAREIFTSYGLNAI; this is encoded by the coding sequence ATGGCCGGGGACGCCTGCACGGCCGCCGGGGCGGTTAACCGCCGCGCTTGCACGGCCGCCGGGGCGGCCACCCGTCGACCGATCGTCGGCTCGGTGCACTCCTGGGACCTGTCGACCGGCGTCGACGGGCCGGGCACGCGCTTCGTCACCTTCCTCTCGGGCTGCCCGCTGACCTGCCTGTACTGCCACAACCCCGACACCTGGCGGATGCGCAACGGCAAGCGCACCACGGCGGACGACGTGGTCGCCGAGGCCGCCAAGTACCGGACGTTCATCCGGGCGGCGGGCGGCGGCGCCACCGTGAGCGGTGGTGAACCGCTGCTCCAGCCCGTCTTCGCCGGTGAGCTCCTGCACCGCTACAAGCACGAGCTGGGTCTGCACACCGCTCTGGACACCTCCGGTTTCCTGGGTTCCCGGGCCACCGACGCGCTGCTGCGCGATGTGGACCTGGTGCTCCTGGACATCAAGTCCTGGGACCGTGACACGTACCAGAAGGTCACGGGCCGACCGTTGCGGCCGACGCTGGAGTTCGCGCGTCGGCTGGCGGAGCTCGGGACGGAGGTCCATGTGCGCTTCGTTCTGGTGCCAGGCCTCACCGACGACCCCGCCAACATCGAAGGCGTCGCCTCCTTCGCCGCCTCCCTCGGCAATGTGTCCCGCATCGACGTGCTGCCCTTCCACAAGCTCGGCGAGGGAAAGTGGGGCGCCCTCGGCATGCGTTTCACGCTGCACGACACCCCGTCGCCGACCCCGGCCGCGGTGGCCGAAGCCCGCGAGATCTTCACCTCGTACGGGCTGAACGCGATCTGA
- a CDS encoding MFS transporter: MTEPPAPPPPAPPATPSDASTSGVVPPPAPAASSAARSVVPRATLAGAVVSVLLVLAIVFGSRLLKDFDSALLPYAVATVFLAFGVAYRYTVWISSPGARRLFKQGWRSLFSAANFRKAPTALPKMIATYLGFQKFLGARSHGRWAAHQLIFWGCILAAAITFPLTWGWFTFTSGSGAGPGYEMRIWGFKVLGFDSLSVVGWLMFHGLDIAAVLVIPGASYFLWRRMKDRGAITGQRFAYDLVPLIALIVISVTGLLLTFSSIFLHGGGYQFLAVLHMVSVVFTLIYIPFGKFFHIVQRPAAVGMQLFKYTARQDEQVFACKRCGEPIDTAPYVENLQGTMRDLKLDFDAWAAYCPRCKRVLRGTAYLTHVKKGFK, translated from the coding sequence GTGACCGAGCCACCCGCACCCCCTCCGCCCGCACCCCCCGCCACACCGTCGGACGCCTCCACCTCGGGCGTGGTGCCACCGCCGGCGCCGGCCGCCTCGTCCGCCGCGCGTTCCGTGGTGCCGCGCGCGACGCTGGCCGGTGCGGTCGTCTCCGTCCTGCTCGTCCTGGCCATCGTGTTCGGCAGCCGGCTGCTCAAGGACTTCGACTCCGCGCTCCTTCCGTACGCGGTCGCCACCGTCTTCCTGGCCTTCGGTGTCGCCTACCGCTACACCGTGTGGATCTCCTCTCCCGGTGCGCGCCGCCTCTTCAAGCAGGGCTGGCGCAGCCTGTTCTCGGCCGCCAACTTCCGCAAGGCGCCGACCGCCCTGCCGAAGATGATCGCCACCTATCTCGGCTTCCAGAAGTTCCTCGGTGCCCGCTCGCACGGCCGCTGGGCGGCCCACCAGCTGATCTTCTGGGGGTGCATCCTCGCCGCCGCGATCACCTTCCCGCTGACCTGGGGCTGGTTCACCTTCACCTCGGGATCCGGTGCGGGCCCGGGCTACGAGATGCGCATCTGGGGGTTCAAGGTCCTGGGCTTCGACTCGCTGAGCGTGGTCGGCTGGCTGATGTTCCACGGCCTGGACATCGCCGCCGTCCTGGTGATCCCCGGCGCCTCGTACTTCCTGTGGCGGCGGATGAAGGACCGCGGCGCCATCACCGGCCAGCGCTTCGCCTACGACCTCGTCCCGCTGATCGCGCTGATCGTCATCTCCGTGACCGGGCTCCTCCTCACCTTCTCGTCGATCTTTCTGCACGGCGGCGGCTACCAGTTCCTGGCGGTCCTGCACATGGTGTCGGTGGTCTTCACGCTCATCTACATCCCGTTCGGGAAGTTCTTCCACATCGTGCAGCGGCCGGCCGCGGTCGGTATGCAGCTGTTCAAGTACACGGCCCGCCAGGACGAGCAGGTCTTCGCGTGCAAGCGCTGCGGTGAGCCGATCGACACCGCCCCGTACGTCGAGAACCTCCAGGGCACCATGCGCGATCTGAAGCTCGACTTCGACGCCTGGGCCGCGTACTGCCCGCGCTGCAAACGGGTGCTGCGCGGCACCGCCTACCTCACCCATGTCAAGAAGGGCTTCAAGTGA